From the Aquipuribacter hungaricus genome, one window contains:
- the gatA gene encoding Asp-tRNA(Asn)/Glu-tRNA(Gln) amidotransferase subunit GatA, with protein MTDDLTRMGAAAMADALAAGQVSSVELTTAALERIDAVDGDATSGVHAFLHVAHEDALAAARAVDEARAAGRELATLAGVPVAVKDVVATRGMPTTVGSRILQGWVPPYDATLVARLREAGTPLLGKTNMDEFAMGSSTEHSAYGPTRNPWDPERIPGGSGGGSAAAVAAFQAPLAVGTDTGGSIRQPAAVTGSVGVKPTYGGVSRYGLVALASSLDQAGPCARSVLDAALLHEVMGGHDPRDSTSLPGGPPPVVAAARQGASGDLAGVRVGLVRELDGEGYQPGVRARFAEAVDHLRAAGAEVVEVSAPHFRYALVAYYLILPSEASSNLAKFDAMRFGLRVGDADPAATAEKVMAATREAGFGDEVKRRIILGTYALSAGYYDAYYGSAQKVRTLVQRDFDACFAQADVLVSPTAPTTAFRFGDKLDDPMAMYLNDVATIPANLAGVPGMSLPTGLADEDGLPAGIQLLAPVAEDARLYRVGAALEARLQAAWGGSLLDRAPAVAAAPRPAGDSQPLLREGAHA; from the coding sequence ATGACCGACGACCTCACGCGCATGGGCGCGGCCGCGATGGCCGACGCCCTCGCCGCGGGCCAGGTGAGCTCGGTCGAGCTGACCACCGCCGCGCTGGAGCGCATCGACGCCGTCGACGGCGACGCCACCTCCGGCGTCCACGCCTTCCTCCACGTCGCACACGAGGACGCCCTCGCCGCCGCCCGCGCGGTCGACGAGGCGAGGGCAGCCGGCCGCGAGCTCGCCACGCTGGCCGGGGTGCCGGTCGCGGTCAAGGACGTCGTCGCCACGCGCGGCATGCCGACCACGGTCGGGTCGCGGATCCTCCAGGGCTGGGTGCCGCCGTACGACGCCACCCTGGTGGCGCGGCTGCGCGAGGCGGGCACCCCGCTGCTCGGCAAGACCAACATGGACGAGTTCGCCATGGGCTCCTCCACCGAGCACAGCGCCTACGGCCCCACCCGCAACCCGTGGGACCCCGAGCGCATCCCCGGCGGCTCGGGCGGCGGGTCGGCCGCCGCGGTGGCCGCCTTCCAGGCACCGCTCGCCGTCGGCACCGACACCGGCGGGTCCATCCGCCAGCCCGCCGCCGTCACCGGCTCGGTCGGCGTCAAGCCGACCTACGGCGGGGTGTCCCGCTACGGCCTGGTCGCCCTGGCCTCCAGCCTCGACCAGGCCGGCCCGTGCGCCCGCAGCGTGCTCGACGCGGCACTGCTCCACGAGGTCATGGGCGGGCACGACCCCCGCGACTCCACGTCGCTGCCCGGCGGCCCGCCGCCCGTGGTCGCCGCCGCCCGGCAGGGCGCCTCGGGCGACCTCGCCGGCGTCCGGGTAGGCCTGGTCCGCGAGCTCGACGGCGAGGGCTACCAGCCCGGCGTCCGCGCCCGCTTCGCCGAGGCCGTCGACCACCTGCGCGCCGCCGGCGCCGAGGTCGTCGAGGTCTCCGCCCCGCACTTCCGCTACGCCCTGGTGGCGTACTACCTCATCCTCCCGAGCGAGGCGAGCAGCAACCTCGCCAAGTTCGACGCCATGCGCTTCGGCCTGCGCGTGGGCGACGCCGACCCCGCCGCGACGGCCGAGAAGGTCATGGCGGCCACCCGCGAGGCGGGCTTCGGCGACGAGGTCAAGCGCCGGATCATCCTGGGCACGTACGCGCTGAGCGCCGGCTACTACGACGCCTACTACGGCAGCGCGCAGAAGGTCCGCACGCTCGTCCAGCGCGACTTCGATGCCTGCTTCGCCCAGGCGGACGTCCTCGTCAGCCCCACGGCGCCGACCACGGCGTTCCGGTTCGGCGACAAGCTCGACGACCCGATGGCGATGTACCTCAACGACGTCGCCACGATCCCCGCCAACCTCGCGGGCGTGCCGGGCATGTCGCTGCCCACCGGGCTCGCCGACGAGGACGGCCTGCCCGCCGGGATCCAGCTGCTCGCACCGGTGGCCGAGGACGCCCGGCTGTACCGGGTCGGTGCCGCCCTCGAGGCCCGGCTCCAGGCCGCCTGGGGCGGGTCGCTGCTCGACCGCGCGCCCGCCGTCGCGGCCGCCCCCCGGCCCGCCGGGGACTCCCAGCCCCTGCTGCGCGAAGGAGCCCACGCATGA
- the gatB gene encoding Asp-tRNA(Asn)/Glu-tRNA(Gln) amidotransferase subunit GatB, producing MTTTAATPVLSYEDAVAQFDPVMGLEVHVELSTATKMFCGCAHSFAAEPNSQTCPVCLGLPGALPVLNAEAVDSAITIGLALNCTIAPYGRMARKNYFYPDMPKNFQTSQYDEPIAHDGWLDVELEDGEVVRVEIERAHMEEDTGKSTHVGGSTGRIHGAEYSLVDYNRAGIPLIEIVTRPVTGTGARVAEVAKAYVATLRELLRSLGVSDVRMERGNLRCDANLSLRPTPDSPLGTRTETKNVNSLRSVERAVRFEVGRQAGVLLAGGTVTQETRHFHEDTGVTTSGRPKSDADDYRYFPEPDLVPVEPDAEWVERLRSRLPEPPAARRKRLQAEWGFADMEMRDVVNADALDLVGATVAAGATAQAARKWWMGELARRAKAEGTELADMAVTPEQVAALQGLVDSGRLTDSMARQVLDGVLAGEGDPADVATARGLEVVSDDGALNEAVDRALAASPDVVDKIRAGKVQAAGAIIGAVMKEMRGQADAARVRELVLERAAG from the coding sequence ATGACGACCACCGCCGCCACCCCGGTCCTGTCCTACGAGGACGCCGTCGCGCAGTTCGACCCCGTCATGGGCCTGGAGGTCCACGTCGAGCTGTCGACGGCGACCAAGATGTTCTGCGGCTGCGCGCACTCCTTCGCCGCGGAGCCCAACAGCCAGACCTGCCCGGTCTGCCTGGGCCTGCCCGGCGCGCTGCCCGTGCTCAACGCCGAGGCGGTCGACTCCGCGATCACCATCGGCCTGGCGCTCAACTGCACCATCGCGCCGTACGGGCGGATGGCGCGCAAGAACTACTTCTACCCGGACATGCCGAAGAACTTCCAGACCTCGCAGTACGACGAGCCCATCGCCCACGACGGCTGGCTGGACGTCGAGCTGGAGGACGGCGAGGTCGTCCGCGTCGAGATCGAGCGGGCCCACATGGAGGAGGACACCGGCAAGTCCACCCACGTGGGCGGCTCCACCGGCCGGATCCACGGCGCGGAGTACTCCCTCGTGGACTACAACCGCGCCGGCATCCCCCTCATCGAGATCGTCACCCGCCCGGTCACCGGCACGGGGGCGCGCGTGGCCGAGGTCGCCAAGGCCTACGTCGCCACGCTGCGGGAGCTGCTGCGCTCGCTCGGCGTCTCCGACGTCCGGATGGAGCGGGGCAACCTGCGCTGCGACGCCAACCTGTCGCTGCGCCCGACGCCCGACAGCCCGCTGGGCACCCGCACGGAGACCAAGAACGTCAACTCGCTGCGCTCGGTCGAGCGCGCGGTGCGCTTCGAGGTCGGGCGGCAGGCGGGCGTGCTGCTCGCCGGCGGCACCGTCACGCAGGAGACCCGGCACTTCCACGAGGACACGGGCGTCACGACGTCCGGGCGCCCCAAGTCCGACGCCGACGACTACCGCTACTTCCCCGAGCCCGACCTCGTCCCCGTCGAGCCTGACGCGGAGTGGGTCGAGCGGCTGCGCTCACGGCTGCCCGAGCCGCCCGCCGCCCGGCGGAAGCGGCTGCAGGCCGAGTGGGGCTTCGCCGACATGGAGATGCGCGACGTCGTCAACGCCGACGCGCTCGACCTGGTCGGCGCCACCGTCGCGGCGGGGGCCACGGCGCAGGCCGCCCGCAAGTGGTGGATGGGCGAGCTCGCCCGCCGGGCGAAGGCCGAGGGCACGGAGCTGGCCGACATGGCCGTCACCCCCGAGCAGGTGGCCGCGCTCCAGGGCCTGGTCGACTCCGGCCGGCTCACCGACTCCATGGCCCGGCAGGTCCTCGACGGTGTCCTCGCCGGCGAGGGCGACCCCGCCGACGTGGCCACCGCCCGGGGGCTCGAGGTCGTGTCCGACGACGGCGCCCTCAACGAGGCCGTCGACCGGGCGCTCGCCGCCAGCCCGGACGTGGTCGACAAGATCCGCGCCGGCAAGGTGCAGGCCGCCGGCGCGATCATCGGCGCGGTCATGAAGGAGATGCGCGGGCAGGCCGACGCGGCCCGGGTCCGCGAGCTCGTGCTGGAGCGCGCCGCCGGCTGA
- a CDS encoding MOSC domain-containing protein — translation MTGPAVVAVHRSARHEFSKAAAEEVELVAGLGVAGDCHAGARVQHRSRVRRDPDQPNLRQVHLIAGELLDELAAAGHDVPPGRLGENVTTRGVDLLGLATGTTLRLGGSALVTVTGLRNPCSQIEWSSPGLLALLVGRDADGTVVRRAGVMGVVVLGGTVRAGDPVEVAPPPGPPVPLALV, via the coding sequence GTGACCGGGCCCGCGGTCGTCGCCGTCCACCGCTCGGCCCGCCACGAGTTCTCCAAGGCGGCGGCCGAGGAGGTGGAGCTCGTCGCCGGGCTGGGCGTCGCCGGCGACTGCCACGCCGGCGCCCGGGTCCAGCACCGCTCCCGGGTGCGGCGCGACCCCGACCAGCCGAACCTGCGCCAGGTCCACCTGATCGCGGGCGAACTGCTCGACGAGCTGGCCGCCGCGGGCCACGACGTCCCGCCCGGGCGGCTCGGCGAGAACGTCACCACGCGCGGGGTCGACCTGCTCGGCCTGGCCACCGGGACCACCCTGCGCCTCGGCGGCAGCGCCCTGGTCACCGTGACCGGGCTGCGGAACCCGTGCTCGCAGATCGAGTGGTCCTCCCCCGGCCTGCTCGCGCTGCTCGTCGGCCGGGACGCCGACGGCACCGTCGTGCGACGGGCCGGCGTCATGGGCGTCGTCGTGCTCGGCGGCACCGTGCGGGCGGGCGACCCCGTCGAGGTCGCGCCCCCGCCCGGCCCGCCGGTGCCGCTCGCCCTGGTCTGA
- a CDS encoding aldo/keto reductase codes for MTQPTVPTHTLVDGTSLPAVGFGTYPLRGEECVTAVVSALEAGYRLIDTAVNYGNEGEVGEALRRSGVPRDEVVVTSKLPGRDHGYDEALTSVRGSLGRLGLDFLDLHLIHWPNPSVGRYREAWRALVTARDEGLVRSPGVSNFTEAHLREVVEDTGVTPVVNQVEMHPAFPQEQLRAAHRRMGVLTEAWSPLGEREQLLGQPAVADAAARHGVDGAQVVLRWHVQLGAVPVPKSATPGRQRSNLDVFGFSLTEEEMAALTALGRPDGRLFDGDPDVHEEM; via the coding sequence ATGACGCAGCCGACGGTCCCCACGCACACCCTGGTCGACGGCACCTCGCTGCCGGCGGTCGGCTTCGGCACGTACCCGCTGCGCGGCGAGGAGTGCGTCACCGCCGTGGTCTCCGCGCTCGAGGCCGGCTACCGGCTCATCGACACCGCTGTGAACTACGGCAACGAGGGCGAGGTCGGCGAGGCGCTGCGCCGCTCGGGGGTGCCGCGCGACGAGGTCGTCGTCACGAGCAAGCTCCCCGGCCGGGACCACGGCTACGACGAGGCCCTCACGAGCGTCCGCGGGTCGTTGGGGCGCCTGGGGCTGGACTTCCTCGACCTCCACCTCATCCACTGGCCGAACCCGTCCGTCGGGCGCTACCGCGAGGCGTGGCGGGCCCTGGTCACCGCCCGGGACGAGGGGCTGGTCCGCTCCCCCGGGGTCAGCAACTTCACCGAGGCCCACCTGCGCGAGGTCGTCGAGGACACCGGCGTGACCCCGGTGGTCAACCAGGTGGAGATGCACCCGGCCTTCCCGCAGGAGCAGCTGCGCGCCGCGCACCGGCGGATGGGCGTCCTCACCGAGGCGTGGAGCCCGCTCGGGGAGCGGGAGCAGCTGCTCGGGCAGCCGGCGGTGGCGGACGCCGCCGCACGCCACGGCGTCGACGGCGCCCAGGTGGTGCTCCGCTGGCACGTGCAGCTGGGCGCCGTGCCGGTGCCCAAGTCGGCGACGCCGGGGCGGCAGCGGTCCAACCTCGACGTGTTCGGCTTCTCGCTCACCGAGGAGGAGATGGCGGCGCTCACCGCCCTGGGCCGCCCGGACGGCCGTCTCTTCGACGGTGACCCGGACGTGCACGAGGAGATGTGA
- a CDS encoding PQQ-dependent sugar dehydrogenase has protein sequence MRRGGARGQAGAVRPAGAVLLAGVLLAGCAGGEAEAPAPGQGSVAAGASVPSTTDGAPEPTTPTTGASAAPSAAAAAPEPEPTTTARAAASGVPDPAGVTDVVTGLAVPWDLAFLPDGSALVTLRDEARVLRVTADGSVTPLAADGPDGRVAGVVPGGEGGLLGITTDATAGSVFVYLSGADDNRVVRYALDQAAGTLSAPVPVVTGIPRSEVHNGGRLDLGPDGMLYVATGDARDRDAAPDPASLAGKILRVTPDGAPAPGNPDPASPVWSSGHRNVQGLGWSADGTMWAGEFGQDTTDELNVVRPGADHGWPEVEGAGGVPGLTDPVVTWRTDDASPSGIAVTDDAVYLAALRGQRLWRVPVGPGGTVTGEPQVALDGLGRLRHVEVAPDGALWVLTSNTFRGDPREGDDRVVRVPLR, from the coding sequence ATGCGACGCGGGGGTGCCAGGGGTCAGGCCGGGGCCGTGCGGCCTGCCGGTGCGGTGCTGCTGGCCGGGGTGCTGCTCGCCGGGTGCGCAGGCGGGGAGGCGGAGGCACCGGCGCCCGGGCAGGGGTCGGTCGCCGCCGGCGCGAGCGTCCCCTCGACCACCGACGGTGCGCCCGAGCCGACAACCCCGACGACCGGGGCCTCGGCCGCCCCGTCGGCGGCGGCCGCCGCACCGGAGCCCGAGCCAACGACCACCGCCCGCGCCGCCGCGTCCGGCGTGCCCGACCCGGCCGGCGTGACCGACGTCGTCACCGGCCTGGCGGTGCCGTGGGACCTCGCGTTCCTGCCGGACGGCAGCGCCCTGGTCACCCTGCGGGACGAGGCGCGCGTGCTGCGCGTCACCGCCGACGGGTCGGTGACGCCCCTGGCGGCCGACGGCCCGGACGGCCGGGTCGCGGGCGTCGTCCCCGGCGGCGAGGGCGGCCTGCTCGGCATCACGACCGACGCGACCGCCGGCTCGGTGTTCGTCTACCTGTCGGGTGCCGACGACAACCGGGTCGTCCGGTACGCCCTCGACCAGGCCGCGGGCACGCTGAGCGCCCCCGTGCCGGTCGTCACGGGCATCCCCCGCTCCGAGGTCCACAACGGGGGCCGCCTCGACCTGGGTCCGGACGGGATGCTCTACGTGGCCACCGGGGACGCCCGCGACCGCGACGCCGCGCCGGACCCCGCGAGCCTCGCCGGCAAGATCCTCCGCGTCACCCCGGACGGTGCCCCCGCGCCCGGCAACCCCGACCCGGCCTCGCCGGTGTGGAGCAGCGGGCACCGCAACGTCCAGGGCCTCGGCTGGTCGGCCGACGGCACCATGTGGGCCGGCGAGTTCGGCCAGGACACCACCGACGAGCTCAACGTCGTCCGGCCCGGCGCCGACCACGGCTGGCCGGAGGTCGAGGGTGCCGGCGGCGTCCCCGGTCTCACCGACCCCGTCGTCACGTGGCGCACCGACGACGCCTCCCCCAGCGGGATCGCCGTCACCGACGACGCCGTGTACCTGGCGGCGCTGCGCGGCCAGCGGCTCTGGCGCGTGCCCGTCGGCCCGGGCGGCACGGTGACGGGCGAGCCGCAGGTCGCCCTGGACGGGCTCGGCCGGCTCCGACACGTCGAGGTCGCCCCCGACGGCGCCCTCTGGGTGCTCACGAGCAACACCTTCCGCGGCGACCCCCGCGAGGGCGACGACCGGGTGGTGCGCGTCCCCCTGCGGTGA
- the ilvD gene encoding dihydroxy-acid dehydratase produces MAEQVDRRPRSRDVTDGLERTAARGMLRAVGMGDDDFDKPQIGIASSWNEITPCNLSLQRLAGSAKEGVRAAGGFPMEFGTISVSDGISMGHVGMHYSLVSREVIADSVETVMQAERLDGAVLLAGCDKSLPGMMMAAARLDVAAAFVYAGSILPGLAKMSDGSEREVTIIDAFEAVGACARGLMSREDVDAIERAICPGEGACGGMYTANTMASVGEALGLSLLGSAAPPAVDRRRDGFAKRSGEAVVAMLEKGITARQILTREAFENAIAVVMAFGGSTNAVLHLLAIADEAQVPLELADFSRIGAKVPHIGDLKPFGRHVMTDVDRIGGVPVVLQALLEAGLLNGDTMTITGRTMREDLLALKAPSPDGTVIRALTEPIHATGGITILHGSLAPEGAVVKSAGFDSDVFEGTARVFDGERAAMDALEDGTIVANDVVVIRYEGPKGGPGMREMLAITGAIKGAGLGKDVLLLTDGRFSGGTTGLCVGHVAPEAVDGGPVGLVQDGDRIRLDVAGERLDLLVDEAEMARRRQGWTPREVTVPRGVLSKYVRTVGSASRGAVTG; encoded by the coding sequence ATGGCAGAGCAGGTGGACCGCAGGCCCCGTTCGCGCGACGTCACCGACGGCCTGGAGCGGACGGCCGCGCGCGGCATGCTCCGTGCGGTCGGGATGGGCGACGACGACTTCGACAAGCCGCAGATCGGCATCGCGAGCAGCTGGAACGAGATCACGCCCTGCAACCTCAGCCTCCAGCGGCTGGCGGGCTCGGCCAAGGAGGGCGTCCGCGCGGCGGGCGGCTTCCCCATGGAGTTCGGCACGATCAGCGTCTCCGACGGCATCTCCATGGGCCACGTCGGCATGCACTACAGCCTGGTGAGCCGCGAGGTCATCGCCGACTCCGTCGAGACCGTCATGCAGGCCGAGCGCCTCGACGGCGCGGTCCTGCTCGCCGGCTGCGACAAGTCGCTGCCCGGGATGATGATGGCCGCGGCCCGCCTCGACGTGGCCGCCGCGTTCGTCTACGCCGGCTCGATCCTGCCCGGCCTGGCGAAGATGTCGGACGGCAGCGAGCGTGAGGTCACCATCATCGACGCCTTCGAGGCGGTCGGTGCCTGCGCCCGCGGGCTCATGAGCCGCGAGGACGTCGACGCCATCGAGCGCGCGATCTGCCCCGGTGAGGGCGCCTGCGGCGGGATGTACACCGCCAACACCATGGCCTCGGTCGGCGAGGCGCTCGGCCTCAGCCTGCTCGGCAGCGCCGCCCCGCCCGCGGTCGACCGCCGCCGTGACGGCTTCGCCAAGCGTTCCGGCGAGGCCGTCGTGGCCATGCTGGAGAAGGGCATCACCGCCCGGCAGATCCTCACCCGCGAGGCGTTCGAGAACGCCATCGCCGTCGTCATGGCCTTCGGCGGCAGCACCAACGCGGTCCTGCACCTGCTGGCGATCGCCGACGAGGCCCAGGTCCCGCTCGAGCTCGCCGACTTCAGCCGGATCGGCGCCAAGGTCCCGCACATCGGCGACCTCAAGCCGTTCGGCCGCCACGTCATGACCGACGTCGACCGGATCGGCGGGGTGCCCGTCGTCCTTCAGGCCCTCCTCGAGGCCGGCCTGCTCAACGGCGACACCATGACCATCACCGGCCGGACCATGCGCGAGGACCTGCTCGCGCTCAAGGCACCGAGCCCGGACGGCACGGTCATCCGCGCCCTCACCGAGCCCATCCACGCCACCGGCGGCATCACGATCCTCCACGGCAGCCTCGCCCCCGAGGGCGCGGTCGTGAAGAGCGCCGGCTTCGACTCCGACGTCTTCGAGGGCACCGCGCGCGTGTTCGACGGCGAGCGGGCCGCGATGGACGCGCTCGAGGACGGCACCATCGTCGCCAACGACGTCGTCGTCATCCGCTACGAGGGCCCCAAGGGCGGCCCGGGCATGCGCGAGATGCTCGCCATCACCGGCGCGATCAAGGGCGCCGGGCTCGGCAAGGACGTCCTGCTCCTCACCGACGGCCGGTTCTCCGGCGGCACGACGGGCCTGTGCGTCGGCCACGTCGCCCCCGAGGCCGTCGACGGCGGCCCCGTCGGGCTCGTGCAGGACGGCGACCGGATCCGCCTCGACGTCGCCGGCGAGCGCCTCGACCTGCTCGTCGACGAGGCCGAGATGGCCCGCCGCCGGCAGGGGTGGACGCCCCGGGAGGTCACCGTGCCGCGCGGCGTGCTGTCCAAGTACGTCCGCACGGTCGGCTCGGCCAGCCGGGGCGCCGTCACGGGCTGA